In Pseudomonas hamedanensis, a single window of DNA contains:
- a CDS encoding TOBE domain-containing protein: MTIKAINVRNQFKGSIKEIVLGDVLSEIDVQTASGIVTSVITTRSVKELELVVGSEVIAFVKSTEVSIAKL, translated from the coding sequence ATGACTATCAAAGCCATCAACGTGCGCAACCAGTTCAAAGGCTCGATCAAGGAAATCGTCCTCGGCGACGTGCTGTCGGAAATCGACGTGCAGACCGCTTCGGGCATCGTCACATCGGTGATTACCACACGTTCAGTGAAAGAACTGGAACTGGTGGTGGGCAGCGAAGTGATCGCCTTTGTGAAATCCACCGAGGTATCGATCGCCAAGTTGTAA
- a CDS encoding TetR/AcrR family transcriptional regulator: MTRPAPVRKPRARSQARIDSILDAARTLLAAEGVASLSIYSVAERAQIPPSSVYHFFASVPALLEALTADVHAAFRACLQAPIDHDALRDWRDLSRLVEQRMLEIYGEDAAARQLILAQHGLTEVTQADRQHDLELGDLMHKLFDHHFELPRLPGDVDVFALAMELGDRVYARSVQQHGQITPRMAEEGMRVFDAYISLYLPPYLPKR, translated from the coding sequence ATGACGCGTCCCGCCCCCGTCCGCAAACCCCGTGCCCGCAGTCAGGCGCGGATCGATTCGATACTCGACGCCGCGCGCACGCTGCTGGCCGCCGAGGGCGTGGCGAGCCTGTCGATCTACAGCGTCGCCGAGCGTGCGCAGATTCCGCCCTCTTCCGTGTACCACTTCTTCGCCAGCGTCCCGGCACTGCTCGAAGCGCTGACAGCAGATGTCCACGCGGCGTTTCGCGCGTGCCTGCAAGCACCGATCGACCATGACGCGTTACGTGACTGGCGCGATCTATCACGGCTGGTGGAGCAGCGGATGCTGGAAATCTACGGCGAAGATGCGGCCGCGCGGCAACTGATTCTTGCGCAGCACGGACTGACCGAAGTGACCCAGGCTGACCGTCAGCACGACCTGGAACTGGGCGACCTGATGCACAAGCTGTTCGACCATCATTTCGAGCTGCCGAGGCTGCCGGGCGATGTCGATGTGTTTGCCCTGGCGATGGAACTGGGCGACCGGGTTTATGCACGCTCGGTGCAGCAGCACGGGCAGATCACTCCGCGCATGGCCGAGGAAGGGATGCGGGTGTTTGATGCCTATATCAGCCTCTATCTTCCGCCCTATCTACCCAAGCGCTGA
- a CDS encoding glutamine synthetase family protein → MSVPPRAVQLNEANAFLKEHPEVLYVDLLIADMNGVVRGKRIERTSLHKVYEKGINLPASLFALDINGSTVESTGLGLDIGDADRICYPIPDTLCNEPWQKRPTAQLLMTMHELEGDPFFADPREVLRQVVAKFDELGLTICAAFELEFYLIDQENVNGRPQPPRSPISGKRPHSTQVYLIDDLDEYVDCLQDILEGAKEQGIPADAIVKESAPAQFEVNLHHVADPIKACDYAVLLKRLIKNIAYDHEMDTTFMAKPYPGQAGNGLHVHISILDKAGKNIFASEDPEQNAALRHAIGGVLETLPAQMAFLCPNVNSYRRFGAQFYVPNSPCWGLDNRTVAIRVPTGSSDAVRIEHRVAGADANPYLLMASVLAGVHHGLVNQIEPGAPVEGNSYEQNEQSLPNNLRDALRELDDSEVMAKYIDPKYIDIFVACKESELEEFEHSISDLEYNWYLHTV, encoded by the coding sequence ATGTCGGTACCCCCGCGTGCCGTTCAGCTTAACGAAGCGAACGCGTTCCTTAAGGAACATCCTGAGGTTCTGTACGTTGACCTTCTGATTGCGGATATGAATGGTGTGGTGCGCGGCAAGCGCATCGAACGCACCAGCCTCCACAAGGTTTACGAGAAAGGCATCAACCTGCCGGCCTCTCTATTTGCTCTGGATATCAACGGCTCCACGGTGGAAAGCACCGGTCTGGGCCTGGACATCGGCGACGCCGATCGTATCTGCTATCCAATTCCCGATACCCTGTGCAACGAGCCATGGCAGAAGCGCCCTACCGCGCAGCTGTTGATGACCATGCACGAACTCGAAGGCGACCCGTTCTTCGCCGATCCGCGTGAAGTACTGCGCCAGGTAGTGGCCAAGTTCGATGAACTGGGGCTGACCATCTGCGCCGCCTTCGAACTCGAGTTTTACCTGATCGACCAGGAAAACGTGAACGGCCGTCCACAGCCGCCACGCTCGCCGATCTCGGGCAAACGTCCGCACTCGACGCAGGTTTACCTGATCGACGACCTCGACGAATACGTCGACTGCCTTCAGGACATTCTCGAAGGCGCGAAAGAGCAAGGCATCCCGGCCGATGCGATCGTCAAGGAAAGTGCCCCGGCGCAGTTCGAAGTCAACCTGCACCACGTTGCCGACCCGATCAAGGCCTGCGACTACGCGGTCCTGCTCAAGCGTCTGATCAAGAACATCGCCTACGACCATGAAATGGACACCACCTTCATGGCCAAGCCGTATCCGGGCCAGGCGGGCAATGGTCTGCACGTGCACATTTCGATTCTGGACAAAGCCGGCAAAAACATTTTTGCCAGCGAGGATCCCGAGCAGAACGCCGCGCTGCGTCACGCGATCGGCGGTGTGCTCGAGACCCTGCCCGCGCAGATGGCTTTCCTCTGCCCGAACGTCAACTCCTACCGTCGCTTCGGCGCGCAGTTCTACGTACCGAACTCGCCGTGCTGGGGCCTGGACAACCGCACCGTGGCGATTCGCGTGCCGACCGGCTCCTCCGATGCCGTGCGTATCGAACACCGCGTTGCCGGCGCCGACGCCAACCCGTACCTGCTGATGGCTTCGGTATTGGCCGGCGTGCACCACGGTCTGGTCAACCAGATCGAACCGGGCGCGCCTGTCGAAGGCAACAGCTACGAGCAGAACGAACAGAGCCTGCCGAACAACTTGCGTGATGCCCTGCGCGAGCTGGACGACAGCGAGGTGATGGCCAAGTACATCGATCCGAAGTACATCGATATCTTCGTCGCCTGCAAGGAAAGTGAGCTGGAAGAGTTCGAACACTCCATCTCCGACCTTGAGTACAACTGGTATCTACATACTGTTTAA
- a CDS encoding glutamine amidotransferase, producing the protein MSRLPLIGITDCSQQSGLHAHHISGDQSVRSAASKARNLSTTSSSTTGKTAASDILDVGHSIRFMASPLTIELFHAQSPCRAQRRARDSARVAARFESAREMQRQRKGQVSSSFIVYARCQA; encoded by the coding sequence ATGTCTCGCCTGCCGTTAATCGGCATCACCGACTGCTCGCAACAGTCCGGTCTGCATGCTCATCACATCAGTGGCGATCAATCCGTCCGTAGCGCAGCCAGCAAGGCGCGCAACCTGTCGACGACATCGTCGTCAACAACCGGCAAAACGGCAGCGTCCGATATTCTGGACGTCGGGCATAGCATCCGCTTTATGGCGTCTCCTCTCACTATAGAACTCTTTCATGCTCAAAGCCCGTGCCGCGCGCAGCGCCGTGCTCGTGATTCTGCACGGGTGGCTGCACGTTTCGAAAGTGCACGGGAAATGCAACGCCAGCGTAAAGGGCAGGTAAGCTCCTCTTTCATTGTTTATGCGCGGTGCCAGGCGTAA